In Paraflavitalea devenefica, the following are encoded in one genomic region:
- a CDS encoding CocE/NonD family hydrolase — protein MRCIILICLCKAALISSFAQKPTLPQDYFISKIYTINPVLDINDTSAVRKEITRLADSLYLFCKHAGEDFIINDSALRRDPAIGIAATAIYRAQYKEAYDSLLSYTKALYTPSTVNGIHFLLELQIMAHLTADAAEGIVQAVNKKVAAINKDFQKDNVNTWKGIFHPDYIKVFDKAIVTTLQQAKGAANNQIEYSNVLYIVRCLALRDFLLQQHALLQRTLYALDPSKVEKMEVKIPLRNGAKLSALLFRDVNTKEKLPAIVSQSPYPSGGEATRGNIFGAYGYIYLYVDSRGRRQSEGDFFPYENDAQDFYDIIDWISKQPWCNGKVATTGGSYLGFTQWQAIRKKYRHPALKAINPMVAVGFGVDFPRWSNMFYPYILQWATYVSGKELNSALFSDYSFWRNKGLELYRRHIPFSKLDSLAGLPNPFFQKWVSHPDLDSYWKDILPAKEDYAALDIPVLSITGYFDGDQAGALYYYNNHHRYGGAAAQKNHYLLIGPYDHGGAQWNPAPSQQGILIEKEAQVPIYKYVIAWFDWTLKGKAKPAWIKDKITYFATGTGQWKGASSFEAATADTLKFYLHKTPVATEKRRTIYQLQARPVAVQQSLEYQHNITEAIDSAFIYYSSAPDTDSFEIASPYNLMFETAPLEKDIMLTDRVMADLYISLNVPDADFSINFSEVTPEGKVKAIGSSLLRCRYRKGGDKPELMTPGKVEKLSFNDAFIYIKKIAKGSKLRMEFESLNRPYYEKNYGFGGVVANEMTSEPRIIKATILMSREYPTCIKVPIGK, from the coding sequence ATGCGCTGTATCATCCTTATTTGCCTTTGTAAGGCAGCCCTTATCTCGTCGTTTGCACAAAAACCTACGCTTCCACAGGATTATTTCATCAGTAAGATCTATACGATCAACCCGGTATTGGATATCAATGATACCAGTGCTGTACGCAAAGAGATCACCAGGCTGGCTGATAGTTTGTATCTTTTTTGTAAACATGCCGGCGAAGATTTCATAATCAATGATTCTGCCTTACGTCGCGATCCGGCCATTGGCATTGCCGCCACCGCTATTTACCGCGCACAATACAAAGAAGCCTACGACTCCCTGCTGTCCTATACAAAGGCGCTTTATACGCCTTCCACTGTCAATGGCATTCACTTCCTCCTGGAGCTGCAAATAATGGCTCATCTCACTGCCGATGCAGCAGAGGGTATTGTGCAGGCGGTGAATAAAAAGGTAGCTGCTATCAATAAAGATTTTCAGAAGGACAATGTAAATACCTGGAAGGGTATTTTTCATCCGGATTATATTAAAGTGTTTGACAAAGCTATTGTTACTACGCTACAGCAAGCCAAAGGTGCAGCCAATAACCAGATTGAGTACAGCAATGTGCTTTATATAGTGCGTTGCCTGGCACTGCGCGACTTCCTGTTGCAGCAGCATGCCCTGCTGCAACGGACATTGTATGCCCTTGATCCATCAAAGGTGGAGAAAATGGAGGTGAAGATACCATTGCGCAATGGCGCGAAACTGAGCGCCTTGTTGTTCCGGGATGTGAATACAAAAGAAAAACTGCCTGCTATTGTCAGCCAGAGCCCCTATCCTTCAGGCGGTGAAGCCACCAGGGGGAATATATTCGGCGCTTATGGCTATATCTATTTGTATGTGGATAGCCGTGGCCGCCGCCAATCGGAAGGAGACTTCTTCCCTTATGAAAATGACGCGCAGGATTTTTATGATATTATCGACTGGATCAGCAAACAGCCCTGGTGCAATGGCAAGGTGGCTACTACCGGCGGCTCCTATCTTGGCTTTACCCAATGGCAGGCCATCCGTAAAAAGTACAGGCATCCGGCCCTCAAGGCCATCAATCCGATGGTGGCCGTAGGTTTTGGTGTTGACTTCCCGCGCTGGAGCAACATGTTTTATCCCTATATCCTGCAATGGGCTACTTATGTGAGCGGCAAAGAGTTGAACAGCGCCTTATTCAGTGATTATAGTTTCTGGAGGAACAAGGGACTGGAATTGTACCGCAGGCATATTCCTTTCTCCAAACTGGATTCCCTCGCAGGACTGCCCAATCCTTTTTTTCAGAAATGGGTAAGCCATCCTGATCTTGACAGTTACTGGAAGGATATCCTCCCTGCCAAAGAAGACTATGCGGCCCTGGATATACCGGTGCTTTCTATTACCGGTTATTTTGACGGCGATCAGGCAGGGGCCTTGTATTACTACAATAACCATCACAGGTATGGTGGTGCAGCCGCTCAAAAGAACCATTACCTGCTGATTGGTCCTTATGACCATGGGGGCGCCCAATGGAATCCTGCTCCGAGCCAGCAGGGCATTCTCATTGAAAAAGAAGCCCAGGTACCCATTTATAAATATGTGATTGCCTGGTTCGACTGGACACTGAAAGGAAAGGCAAAGCCGGCCTGGATAAAAGACAAGATCACTTACTTTGCTACCGGTACGGGACAGTGGAAGGGTGCCAGCTCTTTTGAGGCCGCCACTGCCGATACCCTGAAGTTCTACCTGCACAAAACGCCGGTAGCCACTGAAAAAAGAAGAACGATCTACCAGTTGCAGGCGAGGCCTGTCGCTGTGCAACAAAGCCTGGAGTACCAGCATAACATCACCGAAGCGATTGACTCAGCATTTATCTATTATTCATCAGCACCAGACACTGATTCCTTTGAAATAGCCTCTCCTTACAACCTGATGTTTGAAACAGCCCCGCTGGAGAAAGACATTATGCTGACGGACCGTGTTATGGCCGATCTGTATATTTCCTTGAATGTGCCTGATGCCGACTTCTCGATTAATTTTTCTGAAGTAACACCAGAAGGGAAAGTCAAAGCTATTGGTAGTTCACTCCTGCGCTGCCGTTACCGGAAGGGGGGCGACAAGCCGGAACTGATGACACCTGGTAAGGTGGAGAAATTGTCTTTTAATGACGCTTTTATCTATATAAAGAAGATTGCTAAGGGCAGCAAACTGCGCATGGAATTTGAAAGCCTGAACCGCCCCTATTATGAAAAGAACTACGGTTTTGGCGGTGTGGTAGCCAATGAAATGACCAGCGAACCACGCATCATTAAAGCAACCATCCTGATGAGCAGGGAATATCCTACCTGCATAAAAGTGCCCATAGGCAAATAA
- a CDS encoding bifunctional helix-turn-helix transcriptional regulator/GNAT family N-acetyltransferase — translation MEFFNQTGKMAIGSRLRLLTDRITADAADIYKLYEIELQPKWFPVFHALSQGNFTITEIAQQIGHSHPSVSKIVAEMSKKGLLTEKKDKQDGRKNVVSLSKKGKELTEKIQEQYTDVTNAVETILNNTQHDLWKAIEEWEFLLSRKSLLRYVQEERKQRESRLVKIVPYRPKYAEAFRKLNEEWISTYFKMEEADHKALDHPKEYILDKGGEIVVALYNEEPVGVCALIKMNDPQYDYELAKMAVSPKAQGKNIGWLLGQAVIEKARSLGATMIYLESNTILKPAISLYHKLGFKKVTGRPTPYERCNIQMELAL, via the coding sequence ATGGAATTCTTCAATCAAACCGGTAAGATGGCCATTGGTAGCCGGCTTCGCCTGCTTACAGACAGGATAACAGCCGATGCTGCCGATATTTACAAGCTCTATGAAATAGAGTTACAGCCGAAATGGTTCCCTGTTTTCCACGCCCTCTCACAGGGAAACTTTACGATCACCGAGATTGCCCAGCAAATCGGACACTCCCATCCTTCTGTTAGTAAGATCGTTGCTGAAATGTCTAAGAAAGGATTATTAACAGAAAAGAAGGATAAGCAGGACGGGCGTAAGAATGTGGTCAGCCTGTCGAAAAAAGGGAAAGAGCTGACAGAAAAGATCCAGGAGCAGTATACAGATGTGACGAATGCCGTGGAAACGATATTGAATAATACGCAGCACGACCTTTGGAAAGCCATTGAAGAATGGGAGTTTTTGTTGAGCCGTAAAAGCCTGTTGCGCTATGTACAGGAAGAAAGGAAACAACGTGAAAGCAGGCTGGTAAAGATCGTTCCGTACAGGCCCAAATATGCGGAGGCGTTTAGAAAGCTCAATGAAGAATGGATCTCCACTTATTTCAAAATGGAGGAAGCCGATCATAAAGCATTGGACCATCCCAAGGAGTATATTTTAGACAAGGGTGGTGAAATAGTAGTGGCCCTATACAACGAAGAGCCCGTTGGTGTTTGTGCATTGATTAAAATGAACGACCCGCAGTATGATTATGAATTGGCTAAAATGGCCGTATCGCCCAAAGCACAAGGCAAAAATATCGGCTGGTTGTTAGGCCAGGCAGTCATAGAAAAGGCCCGGTCACTTGGAGCCACTATGATCTACCTGGAAAGCAATACGATCCTCAAGCCTGCCATCAGCCTTTACCACAAATTAGGGTTTAAAAAAGTGACTGGCCGTCCTACCCCTTACGAGCGCTGCAATATCCAGATGGAACTTGCCTTATAA
- a CDS encoding GIN domain-containing protein, which yields MKKCVFAIVFLLVAFAVKASPVNHSGPVRCPAVDTSMAVPAVAWPELKELEIRTFGDIIVDANVIVVLVEDSGNILRMEGDPGFLQYVQVKEQGGRLKISSPRKGPKVKGHVWVPVKGLKTLRLGNNAVVRSTTVLNSPELDIELDGACNVRLMTTGVINIIENEEMEFNYQKNTILNVTRGPLR from the coding sequence ATGAAAAAGTGTGTTTTTGCCATCGTGTTTTTATTGGTAGCCTTTGCCGTAAAGGCATCTCCTGTTAATCATTCCGGACCTGTCCGCTGCCCGGCGGTCGATACCAGTATGGCCGTTCCTGCTGTTGCCTGGCCCGAATTAAAGGAACTGGAAATAAGGACTTTCGGGGATATTATTGTAGACGCCAATGTCATCGTGGTATTGGTGGAAGACAGCGGTAATATCCTGCGTATGGAAGGTGACCCGGGTTTCCTGCAATACGTGCAGGTAAAGGAACAGGGCGGAAGATTGAAGATCAGCTCGCCACGCAAAGGGCCAAAAGTGAAAGGGCATGTATGGGTGCCGGTAAAGGGACTGAAAACCCTGCGCCTGGGCAACAATGCCGTGGTACGTTCCACTACTGTGCTCAATTCACCCGAATTGGATATTGAGCTGGATGGCGCCTGCAATGTACGCTTAATGACCACCGGGGTTATTAACATCATTGAGAATGAGGAGATGGAATTTAACTACCAGAAGAATACTATCCTTAATGTAACACGGGGACCATTGCGCTGA
- the mddA gene encoding methanethiol S-methyltransferase encodes MKKVLFLLYGIICYCIFFGTILYAIGFVGNLFVPKSIDSAPQTSLLSAVLINASLLLLFALQHSMMARPAFKHRWTMIIPEPLERSTYVLLASLCLIFLMWQWQPMGGIVWKVENPAFKAILSIAYLSGWSIVFTSTFLINHFDLFGLRQVWLYFTGRPYTALPFRLPLFYKMVRHPLYLGFLIAFWSASTMTVAHLLFAILTTGYILVAIQFEERDLVAHFGEQYRRYKRWVPMLIPFLRWLKR; translated from the coding sequence ATGAAAAAAGTATTATTCCTGCTGTATGGTATTATTTGTTATTGCATTTTCTTTGGTACCATCCTGTATGCCATCGGCTTTGTAGGCAACCTGTTTGTGCCCAAATCCATTGACAGCGCTCCGCAAACCTCTTTACTGAGCGCGGTGCTCATCAATGCTTCCCTGCTACTGCTGTTTGCTTTACAGCACAGCATGATGGCCCGGCCGGCCTTTAAGCACCGGTGGACGATGATCATTCCCGAACCGCTCGAACGCAGTACGTATGTATTGCTGGCCAGTCTTTGCCTCATATTCCTCATGTGGCAGTGGCAACCTATGGGCGGCATCGTATGGAAAGTAGAAAATCCGGCATTCAAGGCCATCCTGTCCATTGCTTACCTCAGCGGATGGTCCATTGTTTTTACCAGCACCTTCCTCATTAACCACTTTGACCTGTTTGGCCTGCGGCAGGTGTGGTTATATTTTACAGGCAGGCCTTATACCGCGCTGCCTTTCCGGCTGCCTTTGTTTTATAAGATGGTGCGTCATCCCTTATACCTGGGCTTCCTCATTGCTTTCTGGTCGGCTTCTACGATGACGGTGGCGCATTTGTTATTCGCCATCCTTACTACCGGGTATATACTGGTGGCAATACAGTTTGAAGAGCGCGACCTGGTTGCCCATTTCGGTGAGCAATACCGGCGTTACAAAAGATGGGTGCCCATGCTGATACCTTTTCTCCGGTGGCTGAAACGATAA
- a CDS encoding RagB/SusD family nutrient uptake outer membrane protein yields MKKLSIKTILLAAMVIAIGGGCKKAFDIKPGTELDASQMYRNVYDADAAVMGIYGKFMGLADRYIILNELRGDLLEYTTNADEYLRQISTHTVTADNPYASPRPFYELILSCNDVLKNFLIMKEKNAMKEAEFNQRYSDIACLRSFLYLQLGIHYGDEVRYVTDPLETIEAIKDERRFPKVKFDDLLDSLISFTEKIPFRDPYPSGTTLNITLDGSPTSIFFINKKCLLGDLYLWKGDYNKAAINYRQVMETATVGAQGITYYTKYKIGWSTETNTYVSYTRPGDASTLNYADGWRLVFESGYDDRYNREWIWAIPYDSRFRPENPLIKLFSPIGGSYLVKPSQESIDNWKNQQQRPIAVAGTGGGIPYDARGPLSVRTIGGQLVVMKFLYNYINYATNLPLNPLNKNGKWFLFRQTHLHLRFAEAANRDGYHRLAYGFVNSGIRGVYPTPANTPNVTPYENTLFYPAPYNFDARMGEIPFFRGDWHRNTGIRNRASLLYDTVPASADSLTYLENSIINEGALENAFEGTRWPDLLRIARRRHDGTILSEKIYNKLQKDGIPQAEAVKEYLKKEENWYLPFKL; encoded by the coding sequence ATGAAAAAGCTCTCTATAAAAACAATTCTACTGGCGGCGATGGTGATAGCTATAGGCGGAGGTTGTAAAAAAGCCTTTGACATCAAACCGGGCACAGAGCTCGACGCCAGCCAGATGTACCGCAATGTGTATGATGCGGATGCCGCCGTAATGGGTATCTATGGTAAGTTCATGGGCCTGGCCGACCGCTATATTATCCTCAATGAATTGAGGGGCGACCTGCTGGAATATACGACCAATGCCGATGAGTACCTGCGCCAGATCAGTACGCATACCGTAACGGCGGATAATCCTTATGCCAGTCCGCGCCCGTTTTATGAACTGATACTTAGTTGTAATGACGTACTGAAGAACTTCCTGATCATGAAGGAAAAGAATGCGATGAAGGAAGCGGAATTTAACCAGCGTTATTCGGATATTGCCTGCCTGCGTTCTTTCCTGTACCTGCAACTGGGCATTCATTATGGCGATGAGGTGCGGTATGTAACCGATCCGCTGGAAACCATAGAGGCAATAAAAGATGAGCGCCGCTTTCCGAAAGTGAAGTTTGATGACCTGCTCGATAGCCTCATCAGCTTTACAGAAAAGATACCCTTCCGTGACCCCTATCCCTCAGGCACTACCCTGAATATTACGCTGGATGGGTCGCCGACTTCCATTTTTTTTATCAATAAGAAATGCTTACTGGGCGACCTGTACCTGTGGAAAGGAGATTATAACAAGGCAGCCATTAATTACCGCCAGGTGATGGAAACAGCTACGGTAGGCGCGCAGGGCATCACCTATTACACCAAGTACAAAATTGGTTGGAGCACCGAAACCAATACTTATGTTAGCTATACAAGACCGGGGGATGCTTCCACCCTGAATTATGCAGATGGATGGCGTTTGGTGTTTGAGTCGGGATACGATGATCGCTATAACCGGGAGTGGATCTGGGCCATACCTTATGACAGCCGTTTCAGGCCTGAGAATCCGCTCATCAAATTGTTTTCACCTATTGGTGGCAGCTATCTTGTAAAGCCTTCCCAGGAGAGCATTGATAACTGGAAAAATCAGCAGCAAAGGCCTATCGCCGTAGCCGGCACAGGTGGCGGTATCCCTTATGATGCGCGCGGACCATTAAGCGTGAGAACGATTGGGGGGCAACTGGTGGTCATGAAGTTTTTGTACAATTATATCAATTATGCCACTAACCTGCCGCTGAACCCATTGAACAAAAACGGCAAGTGGTTTTTATTCCGTCAAACACACCTGCACCTGCGGTTTGCAGAGGCCGCCAACCGCGATGGCTATCACCGGCTGGCGTACGGGTTTGTCAATTCAGGGATTCGCGGCGTCTACCCCACACCGGCCAATACACCGAATGTAACTCCCTACGAAAACACCCTATTCTATCCCGCGCCTTACAATTTTGATGCACGCATGGGTGAGATACCTTTTTTCAGGGGCGACTGGCACCGGAATACCGGCATCCGCAACCGGGCATCGCTGCTCTATGATACGGTGCCTGCCAGTGCAGACAGTCTTACCTACCTGGAGAACAGTATTATCAATGAAGGAGCGCTGGAGAATGCTTTTGAAGGCACCCGCTGGCCCGACCTGCTGCGCATTGCACGCCGCCGCCATGATGGAACTATCCTCTCTGAGAAGATCTATAATAAACTGCAGAAGGATGGCATACCGCAAGCAGAAGCGGTGAAGGAGTACCTGAAGAAAGAGGAGAACTGGTATTTGCCGTTTAAATTATAG
- a CDS encoding SusC/RagA family TonB-linked outer membrane protein — protein MTMLIVRSFIRKTAAVSAFALVTGTLAAQTDSTAADTSIVKVLKPAAPRKGVPVTGTITDAVNGKGIPGVRIKVDGFSAAITDDQGSFTIQAPAYTSTLTIEGEGYDSRSVPLKGRNTIQIALLDDTHESFHEMVTLPFGPVAKSKVTAATGQYHVNAAWTQPDAMADGLLQGRVAGLHVIRRSGTPGAGANLFLRGYNSLYGTNKPLIVVDNMLYDANEYGESIIANSSVNPLALIDAKDIDNITVLKDASSIYGTKGANGAIIITTARSKSQATKIDFAAYTGFNQAPDNLPVMNAADYRIYLSEILQSKGMSSTEIAALPYMIDDTKNPDYARYHYNTNWQKNVLKNSANQNIFLKVTGGDNIATYGLSMGYMGNKGVVKETDLTRYNTRFNAEFNFTRRFTGTANLSFTYNEQNLKDQGITEKTAPLFLSWIKAPFLPANQVNDAGVESPNFADVDILGISNPAAIIANMQAYNKYYRFFGSFGFKYEISKSFSASTLVGVVYDKVRENFFIPRKGVSDDSLSNAIVDSRMGTQVKRLFTVYNDTRLDYNKLFNRDHSLRANLGMRYQHNDAEQDYAKGFNSATDDLVSVQNGLNALRQIGGGIGEWNWLNVYFGAAYGYKEKLFLTLNAAMDGSSRFGKQAPNGISLSGNKFPIMPSLGAAWLVSSENFMANSPLDLLKVRATYSITGNDDIGNYSTRQTYVSQNFLGAQGLVRGNIANPTLQWETNHKLNAGVDVAFWNERVGLSVEVYHTKTTNMLVYESLGTPTGFKTLPTNNGEMQNTGIEASLNVRVLNKRDLTWDAGINIGTYKNEIVAVPGNQFTTEYGGATILTAVGGPANQFYGYTTQGVFASDADAAAAGLTKKNTDGSFSAFKGGDVRFTDVDNNKLIDERDRQVIGDPNPALFGGFNNRVIWKRFELNVLFTFSQGNDVFNYVRYRLESLGSVENQLESARNRWRGNGHVTNMPKATWGDPMGNSRFSDRWIEDGSYIRLRTLSLQYDLPLKAGNFLKNASVYATASNLFTLTEYKGYDPEFSASPSVFAQGIDTGLDPLYRTVTLGVRIGL, from the coding sequence ATGACGATGCTTATAGTAAGAAGTTTTATCAGGAAAACAGCGGCCGTATCGGCATTTGCGCTGGTGACGGGTACCCTGGCCGCGCAAACTGATTCTACTGCTGCAGACACCAGTATAGTAAAGGTGCTAAAGCCGGCTGCGCCCAGAAAAGGCGTACCTGTTACCGGCACCATCACCGATGCGGTGAATGGAAAAGGCATACCCGGCGTACGGATTAAGGTGGATGGGTTTTCCGCTGCCATTACCGACGACCAGGGGAGCTTTACCATCCAGGCGCCTGCCTACACCTCCACACTAACCATCGAGGGTGAAGGTTATGACAGCCGGAGTGTTCCGCTTAAAGGCAGGAATACGATCCAGATAGCCCTGCTCGATGATACGCATGAATCATTCCATGAAATGGTTACCCTGCCCTTTGGCCCTGTTGCCAAAAGCAAGGTAACAGCCGCTACCGGCCAGTACCATGTGAACGCCGCCTGGACACAGCCGGATGCCATGGCCGATGGCCTTTTACAAGGCCGCGTTGCAGGGCTGCATGTCATCCGCCGTTCCGGAACACCCGGCGCCGGTGCGAACCTGTTCCTGCGTGGTTATAATTCATTGTATGGCACCAACAAACCATTGATCGTAGTAGACAATATGTTGTATGATGCCAATGAATACGGGGAAAGCATCATTGCCAATTCTTCTGTTAATCCGCTGGCATTGATAGACGCCAAGGATATTGATAATATTACTGTATTGAAAGACGCCTCCAGCATTTATGGAACAAAAGGCGCCAATGGTGCGATCATTATTACCACTGCCCGGTCCAAAAGCCAGGCTACGAAGATTGACTTCGCCGCTTATACCGGCTTCAACCAGGCGCCTGATAACCTCCCTGTGATGAATGCGGCTGATTACCGCATCTATTTAAGTGAAATACTACAAAGCAAGGGAATGAGCAGTACGGAGATCGCGGCCCTGCCTTATATGATTGACGACACCAAGAACCCTGATTATGCCCGCTACCATTATAATACCAATTGGCAGAAAAATGTGCTGAAGAACAGTGCGAACCAAAATATTTTCCTGAAGGTAACGGGTGGAGATAATATTGCCACTTATGGCCTTAGCATGGGTTATATGGGCAATAAGGGAGTGGTAAAGGAAACGGACCTCACCCGCTATAATACGCGGTTCAATGCCGAGTTTAATTTCACCCGGCGCTTTACCGGTACCGCCAATCTCTCTTTTACGTATAATGAGCAAAACCTGAAAGACCAAGGCATAACTGAAAAAACGGCGCCCTTGTTCCTTTCCTGGATCAAAGCGCCGTTCCTGCCGGCCAACCAGGTGAATGATGCCGGGGTAGAATCGCCCAACTTCGCTGATGTGGATATACTGGGCATCAGCAACCCCGCTGCCATCATCGCCAATATGCAGGCTTACAATAAATACTACCGTTTCTTCGGTTCCTTTGGCTTTAAGTATGAGATATCAAAAAGCTTTAGCGCCAGCACGCTGGTAGGCGTCGTGTACGACAAGGTGCGGGAGAATTTCTTCATACCCCGTAAAGGCGTATCAGACGATAGTCTTTCCAATGCTATTGTCGACAGCCGTATGGGTACCCAGGTAAAACGTCTTTTCACAGTTTACAATGATACCCGGCTCGACTATAACAAGCTCTTTAACCGCGACCATAGCCTGCGCGCCAACCTGGGCATGCGCTACCAACATAATGACGCGGAACAGGACTATGCAAAAGGATTTAACTCCGCTACTGATGACCTGGTAAGTGTTCAGAATGGCCTGAATGCCCTGCGGCAGATAGGTGGCGGCATTGGTGAGTGGAACTGGTTAAACGTATATTTCGGCGCCGCTTATGGCTATAAAGAAAAGCTGTTCCTCACCCTGAATGCCGCGATGGACGGATCATCGCGCTTTGGCAAACAGGCGCCCAATGGCATCAGCCTTTCCGGCAACAAATTCCCCATCATGCCTTCCCTGGGGGCCGCCTGGCTCGTTTCGTCAGAAAACTTTATGGCCAACTCGCCCCTCGACCTGCTTAAGGTAAGAGCCACCTACAGCATTACCGGCAATGATGATATCGGCAATTACAGCACCCGGCAAACGTATGTATCACAAAACTTCCTGGGCGCCCAGGGTCTTGTACGTGGTAATATTGCCAACCCCACCCTGCAATGGGAAACCAATCACAAGCTGAATGCTGGTGTTGATGTAGCTTTCTGGAATGAGCGGGTGGGCCTGAGTGTGGAGGTCTACCATACCAAAACAACCAACATGCTGGTGTATGAATCACTGGGCACCCCTACCGGTTTCAAGACCCTACCCACCAATAATGGTGAGATGCAGAATACGGGTATTGAAGCAAGCCTGAATGTGCGCGTACTTAATAAACGTGACCTTACCTGGGATGCCGGCATTAATATCGGCACTTACAAAAATGAAATCGTAGCCGTTCCCGGTAACCAGTTCACTACAGAATATGGAGGCGCTACCATCCTTACGGCAGTGGGCGGCCCGGCCAACCAGTTCTATGGCTACACTACACAGGGTGTGTTTGCGAGCGATGCAGATGCTGCTGCTGCAGGCCTGACCAAGAAGAATACCGACGGTTCCTTCAGCGCCTTCAAAGGAGGCGATGTACGGTTTACTGATGTAGACAATAATAAGCTTATTGATGAGCGCGACCGCCAGGTAATTGGCGATCCCAACCCTGCTTTGTTTGGCGGCTTCAATAACCGGGTTATCTGGAAACGTTTTGAACTAAACGTGTTATTCACCTTTAGCCAGGGCAATGATGTATTCAATTATGTGCGTTACCGCCTGGAATCCTTAGGCAGTGTGGAGAATCAACTGGAAAGTGCGCGGAACCGCTGGCGTGGCAATGGTCATGTAACCAATATGCCCAAAGCTACCTGGGGCGACCCGATGGGCAATAGCCGCTTCAGCGACCGCTGGATAGAAGATGGTTCTTATATCCGCCTGCGCACTTTGTCGCTGCAATACGATCTGCCTTTGAAAGCGGGCAACTTTTTGAAGAATGCCAGTGTGTATGCTACAGCCAGCAACCTGTTTACCCTCACGGAATACAAGGGCTATGATCCTGAATTCAGCGCATCGCCCAGCGTGTTTGCACAGGGTATTGATACCGGGCTCGATCCTTTGTACCGGACGGTAACCCTAGGTGTGCGGATTGGTTTGTAA